Proteins encoded within one genomic window of Pedosphaera parvula Ellin514:
- a CDS encoding response regulator: MKEKTILLVEDSEDDVFFFQRALNRKGAKYPVQVAMDGDEAVNYLSGKGAFSDRTRHPLPDLIFLDIQMPRMNGHEVLRWIREQPELRTIPVVILSTSSQPIDIQRANAAGGNAYLLKTSNSEKFGTILDHTLYFWLEANQRLA; this comes from the coding sequence ATGAAAGAGAAAACCATTCTGCTAGTTGAAGATTCTGAAGATGATGTTTTTTTCTTCCAGCGCGCTCTCAATCGCAAAGGAGCCAAGTACCCGGTGCAGGTCGCCATGGATGGGGACGAAGCCGTTAATTATCTTAGTGGCAAAGGCGCTTTTTCGGATCGCACCAGGCATCCCCTGCCCGATCTGATCTTTTTGGACATTCAAATGCCCAGGATGAACGGTCATGAGGTGCTGCGCTGGATTCGTGAGCAGCCGGAATTGCGGACGATTCCGGTGGTTATTCTCAGCACCTCATCCCAACCGATTGATATTCAAAGAGCGAATGCCGCTGGTGGGAACGCATATCTTCTCAAAACCTCCAATTCAGAAAAATTCGGCACCATCCTGGATCATACTCTCTACTTCTGGCTGGAGGCCAATCAACGATTGGCTTGA